From the genome of Flavobacterium ovatum, one region includes:
- a CDS encoding kelch repeat-containing protein encodes MIQISRLSKIVVLSLLTLFCQQGISQSFDNYKWETLVCTGEPAARHEAAFVEVGGKFYLLGGRRIQEVSIFNPETNTWTSGAKPPIELHHFQSFAYKGKIYVVGAHTGQYPHETPVATSYMYDPAKDSWEKGFSMPNNRLRASTTTNVYKDKLYISGGIIDGHWDGHVNWFDVYDFKTGKWETLPDAPRARDHATSVVCKDKLYVLGGRVSSGVINKVFELTIPEVDVFDFKTGQWSTLANPVPTQRAGIASICIGDKILVTGGENADQILAHNEVEVLDTKTGAWSTLPSLQQGRHGTQFIWYKKELYIASGCGQRGGEPELKTIERFSDKTIK; translated from the coding sequence ATGATACAAATTTCTAGACTTTCGAAAATAGTAGTTTTATCATTGTTGACTTTATTTTGTCAACAGGGGATTTCACAATCCTTCGATAATTATAAATGGGAAACCTTGGTTTGTACAGGAGAACCAGCGGCACGACATGAAGCGGCATTTGTGGAAGTTGGAGGTAAATTTTATCTTCTTGGAGGTCGTCGTATTCAAGAAGTTTCCATTTTTAATCCTGAAACCAATACTTGGACCTCAGGAGCCAAACCCCCAATTGAATTGCACCATTTTCAAAGTTTCGCCTATAAAGGAAAAATTTATGTAGTTGGAGCACATACTGGGCAATACCCACATGAAACTCCAGTAGCAACATCTTATATGTATGATCCTGCAAAAGACAGTTGGGAAAAAGGCTTTTCAATGCCAAACAATAGATTAAGAGCCTCTACAACCACTAATGTTTATAAGGACAAGCTCTATATTTCGGGTGGAATCATAGACGGTCATTGGGATGGACACGTAAACTGGTTTGATGTTTATGATTTCAAAACAGGAAAATGGGAAACATTGCCAGATGCACCACGAGCTCGAGATCATGCTACCTCTGTAGTGTGTAAAGATAAATTATATGTATTGGGAGGAAGGGTTTCATCAGGCGTTATCAACAAGGTTTTTGAGTTAACAATTCCAGAAGTGGATGTGTTTGATTTCAAAACTGGACAATGGAGCACACTTGCCAATCCTGTTCCTACGCAACGTGCAGGTATTGCATCAATTTGTATTGGTGATAAAATTTTGGTTACTGGAGGCGAAAATGCAGATCAAATACTAGCGCATAATGAAGTTGAAGTTTTAGATACAAAAACAGGAGCATGGAGTACACTACCATCATTGCAGCAGGGTAGACATGGTACACAATTTATTTGGTACAAAAAAGAATTGTATATCGCTTCTGGCTGTGGCCAAAGAGGTGGCGAACCGGAATTAAAAACAATTGAGCGCTTTAGTGATAAAACGATTAAATAA
- a CDS encoding MFS transporter, producing the protein MNNTSQKLSVLEKVGYSLGDFAANLIFQTLMTFLAFFYTDVYKIPAGTASAIIFFGGFIGAFFNIIMGAVADRTRTRWGKFRPWILWTSVPFGIIAILAFSTPDFGPDGKVIYALVTYFLLILVYSANNLPYSALSGVLTGDMGQRNSLSSYRFVAVMFAQFIIQGLLLPLVLILGHGDKAAGFKTTMMIFAIAGVICFIITFLTTKERIVPKKEQESSVKQDLIDLSKNKPWVIMLFVTILIFVTLSLKGGMYIYYFKYYLDPVAQATFLQDIGFNNMIAGLNDTLIGMGLTEFQWPKDAPTSAFSLFNSGGILFMIFGIMFSKGLADKFGKRNIFIAFIFLSALSLVQFNFYAPTSITLVFVTQVVHGFLYGITIPLLWAMIADVADYSEWKNNRRATAIIFSAMIFGLKVGLSIGGALGAFLLSRYGYVAEAANQAQSAIDGIKLAVSVYPGLFFIASAGLVCFYIIDKKMEVQLESELKERRSKTIN; encoded by the coding sequence ATGAATAATACATCCCAAAAACTTTCGGTTTTAGAGAAAGTAGGTTACAGTTTAGGCGACTTTGCAGCCAATTTGATTTTCCAGACTTTGATGACCTTTTTGGCGTTTTTCTACACCGATGTGTATAAGATTCCAGCGGGTACAGCAAGTGCGATTATCTTTTTCGGAGGGTTTATCGGTGCCTTTTTTAATATTATAATGGGTGCGGTTGCCGACAGGACGAGAACCCGTTGGGGAAAATTCAGGCCTTGGATTTTATGGACATCGGTGCCATTTGGAATTATCGCTATTTTGGCTTTCTCAACACCAGATTTTGGTCCAGACGGAAAAGTAATTTATGCCTTAGTGACTTATTTCTTATTGATATTAGTGTACTCGGCCAATAATTTACCGTATTCAGCTTTAAGCGGAGTTTTGACAGGAGATATGGGACAACGTAACAGTTTGTCATCGTATCGTTTTGTGGCCGTAATGTTTGCACAATTTATCATTCAAGGATTGTTGTTGCCTTTGGTTTTAATATTGGGTCATGGCGACAAAGCAGCTGGTTTTAAAACGACCATGATGATTTTTGCAATAGCAGGAGTTATTTGTTTTATAATCACATTTTTGACTACAAAAGAACGTATTGTTCCTAAGAAAGAACAAGAATCATCAGTAAAACAAGATTTAATTGATTTGTCCAAAAACAAGCCGTGGGTCATCATGCTTTTTGTTACTATTTTGATATTTGTTACGCTTTCGCTAAAAGGAGGAATGTACATTTATTACTTTAAATACTACTTAGATCCTGTTGCTCAAGCTACGTTTTTGCAAGATATTGGATTTAATAACATGATTGCAGGATTGAATGATACACTAATTGGAATGGGACTTACCGAGTTTCAATGGCCAAAAGATGCACCTACATCTGCCTTTAGTTTGTTCAATTCGGGTGGAATTTTATTCATGATTTTCGGAATTATGTTTTCAAAAGGATTGGCGGATAAATTTGGTAAAAGAAACATTTTTATTGCCTTTATATTCTTGTCTGCTTTAAGTTTGGTTCAGTTCAATTTTTATGCGCCTACGTCTATAACTTTAGTATTTGTAACGCAGGTGGTACATGGATTTTTGTACGGAATTACGATTCCGTTATTATGGGCGATGATTGCTGATGTAGCTGATTATAGCGAATGGAAAAACAACCGACGCGCAACTGCGATCATCTTTTCAGCTATGATTTTTGGTCTAAAAGTAGGTTTGAGTATTGGTGGTGCTTTGGGTGCTTTTCTATTATCAAGATACGGTTATGTAGCCGAAGCAGCGAACCAAGCACAATCTGCAATTGACGGAATTAAATTAGCAGTAAGTGTTTATCCAGGATTATTTTTTATAGCAAGTGCAGGTTTGGTATGTTTTTATATTATCGATAAAAAAATGGAAGTGCAACTAGAAAGTGAATTAAAAGAAAGAAGAAGTAAAACTATAAATTAA
- a CDS encoding glycoside hydrolase family 43 protein, whose product MPEENISHINFDEINKKAISQPLIKHMYTADPSAHVFNGKIYIYPSHDIEAGIPFNDNGDHFGMEDYHVISMDSPTGEATDNGLALHVKDVPWAERQMWAPDAATKDGKYYLYFPAKRANGIFQIGVAISDSPVGPFIAEPEAIEGSYSIDPAVFCDDDGSYYMYFGGIWGGQLQNYRNNSYDVNHKEPVGNELALKPIMAKLSADMKSFDESVKEIEILDENGKPLLAGDNDRRFFEASWMHKYNGKYYFSYSTGDTHFICYATGDNPYGPFTYQGRILNPVIGWTSHHSICEFENKWYLFYHDSSLSEGVTHLRSVKVAEITYDQNGKINTLDPYLE is encoded by the coding sequence ATGCCAGAAGAAAATATCAGTCATATCAATTTTGACGAAATAAACAAAAAAGCAATTTCACAACCGCTAATTAAACACATGTATACCGCAGATCCTTCGGCGCATGTTTTTAACGGAAAAATATATATTTATCCTTCTCATGACATCGAAGCGGGAATTCCATTTAATGACAACGGAGATCATTTTGGGATGGAAGATTACCACGTTATTTCTATGGATAGCCCAACAGGGGAAGCTACAGATAACGGTTTAGCGCTACACGTAAAAGATGTGCCTTGGGCCGAAAGACAAATGTGGGCGCCTGATGCTGCTACTAAAGATGGAAAATATTATTTGTATTTCCCAGCCAAAAGAGCCAACGGAATTTTCCAGATTGGGGTTGCTATTAGCGATTCTCCGGTTGGACCATTTATTGCTGAACCAGAAGCGATTGAAGGTAGTTATTCTATCGATCCAGCTGTTTTTTGTGATGATGACGGTAGTTACTACATGTACTTTGGTGGAATTTGGGGCGGTCAATTGCAAAACTATAGAAACAATAGTTATGATGTAAACCACAAAGAACCAGTAGGAAATGAGTTGGCTTTAAAACCAATTATGGCAAAGCTTTCTGCTGATATGAAAAGTTTTGACGAATCGGTAAAAGAAATCGAAATTCTGGATGAAAACGGAAAACCACTTTTAGCAGGAGACAACGACCGTCGCTTTTTTGAAGCTTCGTGGATGCACAAGTATAATGGCAAATATTATTTCTCTTATTCAACAGGAGACACCCATTTTATCTGTTATGCTACAGGAGACAATCCTTACGGGCCGTTTACCTATCAAGGTCGAATTTTAAACCCTGTTATTGGTTGGACATCGCACCATTCTATCTGTGAGTTCGAAAATAAATGGTATTTATTCTATCACGATTCTAGTTTGTCGGAGGGAGTTACCCACTTAAGATCGGTAAAAGTGGCTGAAATCACTTATGATCAAAATGGAAAAATCAATACGTTAGATCCATATTTGGAATAA
- a CDS encoding alkaline phosphatase produces the protein MSTNHNNYNVMNYKNISAVFIAFTLFSCSTTKKTTQSPKPKNVILLISDGTGLSQISSAFFFKDSKPNYTRFKNIGLIKTSSAGQEITDSAAGATAFSCGVKTFNSAIGVANDSTAVQTIVELASSKNVKTGLIASSAITHATPGSFFGHQINRGMGDEIAVDLLGGKVDFFAAGGLKYFTKRKDKRNLVTELTALNYKIDTTALGNFAQIKSSQKAGFLLAKDQLPKMSQGRGDFLSNATELGIQFLSKDNAPFFIMTEGSQIDWGGHDNDAPYLIAELLDFDNLIGKVLDYAEKEGNTLVVVTSDHETGGFTLSAKRKKKADGTEYDDYSKVGTSFSTGGHSATLIPVFAFGPGSEEFNGIYENNEIFSKIVKLTGWDTKK, from the coding sequence ATGAGTACTAACCATAATAATTACAACGTCATGAATTATAAAAATATCTCGGCAGTTTTTATAGCATTTACACTATTTTCTTGCTCCACAACAAAAAAAACAACGCAGTCTCCAAAACCCAAAAATGTAATTCTGCTAATTAGTGACGGAACAGGTTTGTCGCAAATTTCGTCCGCATTTTTCTTCAAAGATTCAAAACCCAATTATACTCGATTTAAAAATATTGGACTGATAAAAACATCTTCTGCAGGTCAGGAGATAACCGATTCGGCCGCTGGCGCAACTGCATTTAGTTGTGGTGTCAAAACTTTTAATAGCGCAATAGGAGTTGCAAATGACTCTACAGCAGTACAAACAATTGTTGAATTGGCTTCGTCAAAAAATGTGAAGACGGGTTTAATAGCGTCTTCGGCAATTACGCATGCAACACCAGGAAGTTTTTTTGGTCACCAAATTAATCGCGGTATGGGGGACGAAATAGCAGTAGACTTATTAGGTGGTAAAGTCGACTTTTTTGCAGCAGGCGGATTGAAATATTTTACAAAGCGAAAAGACAAACGAAATTTGGTCACCGAATTAACAGCGCTAAACTATAAAATTGACACTACAGCTTTAGGGAATTTTGCTCAAATTAAATCAAGCCAAAAAGCGGGTTTTCTTTTAGCTAAAGATCAGTTGCCAAAAATGTCTCAAGGTAGAGGTGATTTTCTTTCGAATGCAACCGAATTGGGAATCCAATTTTTAAGTAAAGACAATGCACCCTTTTTTATAATGACAGAAGGTTCTCAAATTGATTGGGGCGGGCACGATAACGATGCTCCTTATTTGATTGCTGAATTATTAGACTTTGATAATCTTATTGGTAAAGTATTGGATTACGCCGAGAAAGAGGGTAATACTTTAGTCGTGGTTACTTCTGACCATGAAACAGGTGGGTTCACACTATCTGCTAAAAGAAAAAAGAAAGCAGACGGAACGGAATATGATGATTATAGCAAGGTAGGAACTTCATTTTCTACAGGCGGACACTCTGCTACTTTAATTCCGGTTTTTGCTTTTGGACCAGGGTCAGAAGAGTTTAATGGTATTTATGAAAACAATGAAATTTTTTCGAAAATAGTAAAACTGACAGGTTGGGATACAAAAAAGTAA